The Clarias gariepinus isolate MV-2021 ecotype Netherlands chromosome 3, CGAR_prim_01v2, whole genome shotgun sequence DNA window TTCCTTCTCCTGCTTCTCCTTATCCTCCTTCTCCCTGCCTGCTCATTTCCCAGTCCTCCCAAACTCAATCGCGGGGCTATGCCAAGCCCTGGCTGGCACACAGTAAAACTCCAACTCCAACCAAGTGCCAGTCCTGCCCAGAGCACAGCCACACCCCTGGGCATGAGGTAACACACTGCCTCCCCTTCCCCAAAAGCCATATTGCACTAACAGAAAAGAGCTTGAAAaggaaatgtgtttatataaataaccgatttttgattatttttagctaACAGAAATGTCAGAGCAGCAGATTAAAAAAGATTTAGTCGGGTTAGAAATAATCTGTAGTTTGAAGCATTTAAAGCACCGTTTATAAGTACATCGAGTAAAAGTTCAGAATGTTACACTCAGCATGTGTTTATCTATTAGTCATTACTCTATTACGACGTAATATATCTATTAGTCCGTAAAGGATCAGACATAATGAGTGCCTCATTACATTCATCAAGTCAATTTCTGGATTTCTCTAATTGCAGGGAGGCTCCACGACTAAGCTCAAAAGGCCACCTTTCCATTCCAGCCGTGGATCTCTGACGGGCGAAAATGGTGGAACCACGCCCGCTGCTAAGCCTGCACGCTCTGGTGAGGAAACGCTCACAGCGTTAAGGGTTTCTAAACCCCAGGAAATGACCGAAAGACAGCTGTTCAGTACCAAAACCtatagcgttttttttttttttttccacaagggggcttgtaaaagtgtgtgtgtgtgtgtgtgtgtgtgtgtgtgtgtgtgtgtgtgtatatgtgtttggaTCAGTCTGTTTTACTCTGTATTTGTTATAAGAGTTAAGCACAATCTGGAGTGCGAAAAATCTGTCTAGAAATATCCCAAAACTAAAAGTGCACTTTATTCTTCGTccaagtattattattactgtttatcTGAAATCGCTGCAGTTTGCGCAGCAGTTCAGCCGTGAAGTAACAGCTTAAGTAacaaatgcactgctgtctgAGCTGCATACGGATCAGGCAATTTAATGACATTAATAACTTAGCAAACAGAAACTCGCAGCGGAGTACGTCTAAAATTAATTCCTATAGAATGTTACCTTTGCAAGACTGTTTTAGGCAAATCATCACAACCTCATAGTCCTGTTATGAGCTGAGACGCAGCATCAGCTGGCCCCGCGTTTAGTCGAACCCCCTTATCCTTCTATTGGCTTATCCAGGTTTATATAAATCAAAGTTTATGTTATTGTGGTGTGTTCTCTTCTTAAACAATGATTGTATTTAAAGGCATAAGCTAGTGCAGCTATAGGGTTCCCTCCTGTTTGATCCTAGTTCAGAgcctgtgtgtgaatgtgtgtgtgacggAGTGTGAGCAGTGCCCTGTCATTTCATCCTGGGTGTTTTTCCGAAGTGACTTATGGATAAATGCAGCATTTAGGCAACCAGTCTCGTACAGCATGTTGATTTTACTCTTTCATTCTTCATTTAATTAAtcctcatttaattaaaaaaaatcttccccGCGTCTTCCTCCGCAGACAATAAGCGCACCCCGGCCTCAGCCAGCGGACCCGCCAGCCGCGCAGGCAGCCGCGCCGGGAGCAGAGCCAGCAGCCGCAGGGGCAGCGACGCCTCAGATGCTTCCGAGCTGATGGAGACGCGCTCGGCCTGCTCCGACACTTCCGACACACCTCGCCGCACAGGCGCCAAACCCTCGAAGATCCCTACCATCTCCAAGAAGACCCCCAGTCCTAAAACACCAACGACTAAGAAGTAGCAGGTGGAGACGAGACAGGGGGGACTGAGCATTGGAGCATTGGAGCACAGGAGCACAGGGCACTGATGTCGATCCTACACCATTTCTGTTCGTAGTGCATGCCACTCAGCCTTCCTGGCCCACCAGCACAGGCATGTAGGATTGATAAGCCTAGAGAACTGGAACATCTCAAACTACTCCagttgtagaaaaaaaaacagaaacacctGGACACCGCTGGACACACTCCAGAACTGCCCCTATGACAAAACTAACAGTGCTGCCTTATTTATGTTACAATTTTGACTGACTTGTTAGTTTCTTGAACATGTGACTGAGCTGGAAAGCAAGCACCACGTACGCACACGGACACGTGGAGCGGCATTACCACTGCACCTGGGATTTTATCTCAGCCCCGTCAATATGCAATGGCAGGCCACTCTTTAGCGCCGAGACTGGGAGATGGTACAGCCACAATTCCAATACTGACTCTCACAGGCACACATTTCTTTAGGatttctgtgaaaaaaaaaattaaaataaaaaacctaacAGTGGTTCCCGATTCTAACCTTTTCTCCACTGTATGCAAAGCTACTCGTTGTTTAGTAGATTTTATCCTGAAAAGACTCTCAAGAACCTCACAAAGTATTCTGCACCTAGACCAtatgtgcgtttgtgtgtttgtttgtgagtgtgtgtttgtgtgtgtggtttgtgtgcTAGTTTCTTTCATGGTGGACAAAACCGAACAGCAGTTCAAGGAAGCGGTGGGTGAGCGATTCATCATCTCAGCCTCGCTAGTGAGTCAGAAGCTCGGTCAAGTGACCGCAGCTTCCCTCGCCCACTGACGACGCTCGGCATCCCACGTCCGTATGTTTATTTCAACGTCCAACGAACTCCTGAGAGCGCTCGAGTGACTCGTACAGCGGAATTTCACACGTGcactgacaatttttttttttttctttttttacgcCTGATGATAATAAAGGCAGGCGTCCTcacctgtgtgtttgtttttaaccatTATTAGTTATCACATATCATCTTACTGAAATCTTTTAGTTGATTCACATTATGGGGAACCCCTTCAAGAAATTGTGAATGTTTTTCATGGTTTATTTATAATCctaatgtatttttgtttttgcttgtttcatttctagtgtaaaaaaaaaataataataatgtgtatttatttttcattacagTATAATATCACATTCTGGGAAACTCTAGTATTACATGATGTCTAATGATTTGTTTATGtttcttcatttgtttctaATTGATTTTTCTGATAATGGTCATTACTGATATAACGGACCACGAAGCTGACTGATTTCAATGGTGGCCTTTTTGCCTCTGgatcattgtaaaaaaaaaaaaaaaaaatcactaccCGTTTTGTTGTCGGGAGCTCGTATAGCAAGTCGGGGATTTGACCGCACGCCCCATGAAACGAGCGTTCGCATAGCCTCGTCTTCGACGAGCCGAAGCGTACGAATGTCTAACGAAGGTCAAATCGGAaggtaatttttatttatttattgtgtctaagggaggggaggggggttaAGGGCTATGAAACGGATTCACCTTTTGAGTCTGTGTAACTCTCTCAGTATGATGAAGAGATAAAAGAGCTGGGTGCCATTGTGTACCAGTGAAAAGTGAAGATTATacataaatccttttttttttgttctcttttgtatTAAAATTATGCTTGCAGTAAATCGTACTTGCTCTTCTTTATTAAAGTCGtccatgtgtttgtttgtgtgtgtgtgcgtgtgtgttgtgtgcatgGTGGTATTCAAATGTCTCCACGTCTACAGGAATGTCTGACATGTTTGACCTCAGGAGAACATTCGGCTGGTTTGcataacacataaaaaaaaaatgcttttatataaataatttagtgCTTATTTCCAGGACTCTGAGAACTATGATGTTTCTTTGTCGTTGCTGAAGTTAAAGTTGGGGTTAGATTTAAATGACAGTGGAATATTCTTGTGAGGATAgtaagatatgtgtgtgtgtgggtgcgtgcatgcgtgtgtgcatgtgcagctGTCTACATACCACAGGAAATTTCATGATAATTATAAGTAGGGAGCAATTACCTTTCCAAAGAGATAAAGACAGCCAATTAAACCTTCAAACAGGATGGGTTTACGTAGATCATATTCGCGCAATTACCAAAACAGTTTCAAAGGAGCTCTACACTACAGATCATAAAGAacctttgtgtatgtgtgtgtcttgtgtgtttgtattggACCATGTAAAGGTTTGGTGGTTGGATGGAGCGGATGGGGTTAGGGAGGGGTGGTACTTCATGCTGCACACTGCAGCTGTGTGTCTGAGGTTatgtacaaatatttaaacCCACTCACATCCTTTCCCTCCAAACAGTCTCCTCAGGACCTAGAGCAAGCAGCTCCTGCGGCATGTCGCGCGACTTCACCTCAGTCACGTCTTCAGAAGGTCCCCCGTTCCTGTGGCATACCAAATACCGCAGCAAAGAATGCagtgtttccaaaaaaaaagaaaaaaaaaactaagggtTTTAATGTGACTTTAAAGTttgatgttatttttgttttaaaaaaactcaTACAGTGCAGCATCTGTGATAAAACGATATCTATTAAATATGGACAACACACATGGCACAGTGACATGGCATCATGCAGCGATCATGCTCAAGTTTACAATCCTGATCTCACTGCCTGTTCGTGTGCATGCATaggtttcctttgggttctcaggtttcctcccacttccCAGTAACATGCCAGCGAGTGAACTGGCCAAGGCAAAACCAGCCCTAgtttgtaaatgagtgtgtgatagTGTTCGGGCATGATGCCCTGTGATGATATCTAGCTTCCAGATCCCCCATCATCCTAGACAGGATAAAGTGCCGCCTAATGTgggtgagcgagtgagtgattGCGTGAGTACACATTAATGGACACCAGTTTACGTCATGTAAATATGTCAGATTGACGCACAGTATGGCTGATTTATGATGTTCTGCCCCATGGGAGATCAGGTagagttctttttttaaataagtaaagaaCAACATGGTTACATATAAAGCACACTtaaacatataacacacactgGGTATGGGAttggcagcacggtggcataGTCTAACCTAACATCTAATCTCACACTTAAGACGACAGTGGTTAACGCTGTCGGCTTGCATCTCCACagtccgagttcgattcccatcctcaggtctgtgtgcatggagtttgcatgttctccctgtgcttgttgagtttatatattatacagaaaatgtgtgccaaagaagctacttcggACATtcatgcaacatggaagtgaccaatcaaTTTCAAGTTGGCTGATTTTTTTTAGCGTCacactgtctcgcttcaaagaataataatttaacatgctaattatttatattaaataaacattcttattttattattgatataaaaaattgttgcaagcttctagaagcatatgacatGTAAAAATTGTTACTTTAATTGGATTTTGGTAAGCTTAAAAAGCTAAagatctgtagtgtccgtaaccatgtcaaattcatgttgcaatatcttaacaatttagcgttttaaaatgaaaaactttttcaggtttatatcttttcatgtgaaatctaaactggtaaagtttcatctgaatgacaattaagatcactgaaagttacggacactacataaaagggcacggaattgtatttagcaaatatttcattttatctgataaaaaatataaacgtggatgcatatttacaaaaaactaaGCATCGAGTATTATGAAAAGTGGTGTTACTatctaaaaattcactttttctccAAGATggtcctagatggatggatggatggatggatatgagATTGAGAACATTTTCTAAAACTAAACATCATGTTTGCATTCTAGCAAcggtataaaaaatttttagagTATAAACTTAGCATTCTTAAATCAGCTGAATGTTCGTTCCTGGGTTGATCTGTAAAGGGAAGCCCTTTAATGCTGTTTCTTTTTGGGTGGACGTTTTAAACATCTAATGAAATCCTGTACTCTCCTGAAATCAAATCTAGTTGTAATATAATCTTAACTTTTGTTCAAGTCACCCTTTGCATCCTCACGTGACAGGACACATTTTGGGTGTGTGGAAGATGAGATAGATGATATAGTGAATAGAGGAAGCACTGTAgtggcagagagagagggagaaagagggagGAGGATCTGGCCGTTCTGGACACGCCCTCACTACATCTTTCAATGAGAAGGAAGTCTCATATTCAGATTACATAGTCGGTGCAAAGGGCCAGAGGCTTCTAGTGCAGTACTTCTGTCTTAAGGGTCAGTGTCTGCATTTGAAGAAAGGGATTTGGTTCAATGCTAAGGCGAATTTATCTTCCTCGATAGCGACACCTCGGGAAGCATGGACAGTTTATACTGTGGATTACAACCTCAAGACAAAAGACCGCTGGTGAGAATTTGCCCATCTATGAaatatttctgattttttttttttttttttttggatctgATTTCCTTCTTCACAGTTCATTGGATCCTATTGGACAGAGTTGTAAGCCGTCTGGAGAAAGAGCAGGTGTTGCGTTTCACTGTGGGTTCTTTGAAGACTTTTTGGTGCGTCATTAGagctgctttatttatttactctaccCATAGACATTAACTTCCCATTTAGTCTCAGTCTTTACTCAGCACCTGCTCTTTACTTAGCTTTATTCTGGCTCTTCTAAAGTCGCAGTTCAAAGGATTGGAAAGTCTCAAGAAACTGTTTGGTTTCCTTCAAGCTGCCATTCCTCTGCCAGAACCTACTGCTCCTGCTGTGGTGTGTTTCATCATCACGCTCCATAAGTAAACAGGAGATATTACATGAGACGGAGAGGAATATCATTCTGGAGTCTGGAGATAACAGCCAAGAGAAAGGAAACACGGACACAGATATAAGCTGATGAGGGGAAGTAACTTCAGCTGCTCTTGAAGAACTCGCAGGAGGACTGTTGCACTTGTGCAGAAGGTAAATTTTCCTCCTAAAACCACACAACCAGTGATGGATGACCAGGCTGTAATCCAGGACAGTGTGGTTGCGGGAAAGTGGGAGCTCCTGGTCTGCTATGTGTCCCAACACCATGGCAAAAGGAGGACCGCTTCCTATGGGAACAGAATCGCAGGTGGACGGTGGCTCTCGATATCAATCATCGTTCTTTCtctatgcatgtttgtgtgtgtctgtgggcaAATGGAGGGGATGGTGCACTCGAGCTTCCGCAGGCTGAGTGGCCGTGAGAAGAAAGAGATGCAAAAGGAGATTTTGTCCATCCTGGGACTCCCGGGACGGCCTCGTCCACACCCGCCTTTACGTCCTCCCTCATCTGCTCCACTCTTCATGCTGGACCTGTACCATGCCGTTTCAGCAGAAGAGGACGAGGGCCCAGGTGTCGGCTTCATCCCTGAAAGTGTCAGTCATGCCGTATTGCCCActctaagcacacacacaccgccacTTGGCACGGTGGTCAGTGAGGCAGACACCGTCATGAGCTTCGTCAATCTAGGTGAGTGACAGATAAAATACCTTGGTTTACTTCATATACACTGGTGCTGGTAACCTCCACTTATGTATAAAGCTGTGCGTGCAGCTTAAGGTCTGCTGTAACGCACGTACAACCAAACCATCCTTATTCTGATCTGCTTAAAACTGGCAATTGTGGGATtttaacactataatcatactAGCTGTGTGTCATGGTGGAACTGTCATCTGACTTACAGGATGCTTATAGTTTTTGTGACTGCATTCTAAACCCTAATTTGTTGGTTTTATCTTATTTGAAGAAACACCTACAGGTCCTAAATAGAACCTTTACCTCTcttttgtgtagagcagagacgTCAACTTTAGTCACTTTAATCCAGGACTCAAAGTCGAACCCCTTTGGGAAGCAATTATTACAGCTGAGTTATTACTGAACCTTACCTATTCACTATTCACAATTACTACTGGCTGTAATTTCACCATGTTATTTTATActgggcagcatggtggcttagtggctagCACCGTCGCCTCGCAGCTCTAAGTCCTGGGTTCAATTCTTgcatcaggtctgtgtgcatggggtttgcatgttttctccgtgcttggtggttttcctccaggttctctgggttctccagtttcatcccgcagtccaaagtcatgcagacTTAGGCTAAGTAGTGTTTCCAATCAACCGGtcatacaaaatgggaataaatacaatggtcatcaTTGGCCTCTACAGTCcccagttggactacagaggttcctagatggatggatgaatggatgctTTTATACGGCTAgtataaaaaactatttattcacTTGTAATGGAAACCCAAGGGTAGTTGTTAGGGCAAGCAAGAGATACCTGTACAACGTTCTGTACTTTAAACAGCACAGGGAAATGTTGAGAACCTTGCTTGTGGTCATCAGCTGAACCCTACAGATGTGGTGGATTGAGATCAGGTTGAAAACTGATGAATTTCTGTAAATCGTAAGTTTCGAAACTTGGAATTGCTTATAACTGGAGATTTAGATTTTGACTCAAACTTATAGCAAAGCGGGCAAACCGCTTAGCCCATTAAGGAATCGAATTAAActcttgacttgacttgaataTGAGGGTGAGATGAATTAATTTAAGATTGAGAGTAATTCCTCCATACCAgggtttatttttctgtttcttgGCCTTTATACCAAATTAGAAATGTAATGCACTGCAGTAGTATGGTAGATCTGACATTGTGACAAGAACCTCAACACACCAGAAAGAGAGCCAGGATTGGTGTTTTATATTTCACTGAGAGAACCACATTATCCTTCCAGTATCTCTTCCTGTCTCGTCGGCCAGACGATGCTTATCTGTCTCAAAATTGCAATTAGCCCTGCTGTTCTCAGTGGCCTCCTCCCTTTTCCATCTCTCCTGTGTCTTCTTCACGAGAGGATATCCGTGTTGTCTTATTCGTTGTTAGCTTGCTGCGTACGGTCGGCATTAAATCCACGGCTGGTATGTATGGTTATGTATATGGAGCTCTTCTCTTCTATCACCTGTAAGGACTGAAAGGGGTTCTGATGAGCGTGAAGACGTGAAGCAGAAACAGGGATTGGGATCTTGCATGCAGTTCGAGGGAAGGCCAAGAGGCATATGAGGATGCTGAATGCACACAGCTGTGCGGAATTACAGGCTCCATTGCTAGGCagaaagagaaggagggagaggaaaatgaaaataatgtcAGGCACTCCTCTAAAAATACACTAGAGGGCTGTAATTAGTGGTTGTGTGTTGAGTAGCAGCCGGCCCCACAGAGTCTCTAATTACCCTATAGTGCAGCCGTAGCCATGGGTGTTAGTCTGGTCCACAGGCCTCTGCAAGGACAAATGTTCATCTTGCTCTCTCTTTATCCTCTCATCATCCCATACACACCTTCATGAAGGACACTCACTCTTCCAACACCTCTGCTTTCATTTCCTTCTCCAGTATATACTCTGTACACCTCATGACCTTTCCCATCTCTCACTTACTGTACTATTCGTGGTTCCTCCCACGGTTTCTCGCCAGCATTGTCTCTGGCTTATTTTATCCCTATAAATATAGAAATCTGGAATTTACACATTCCTTAAAATCTACTTTGAGACAATGTCCATTGATAAAAGcgctatactgtacaaataaaaatgaactgcACTTTTTGTTTGAAATTCTTCCTCATCCTCCTTCCTTCGCACCCTCATACTCTAAATCAAGATTTGGGCAGCTGGGAGAGCTCCAGAGAGCTCTCAGTAACCTCTAacctctcttgctctctttctgTCCTTCAGTGGAGCACGAGAGAGATCTACTCCAGTCGCGGCCCTACTGGAAGGAGTTCAGATTCGATCTGACGCCGCTTCCTCAAGGAGAGACAGTAACTGCTGCAGAGTTCCGCATCTATAAAACCCTGACTTTGGGTCAGAGAGCGAATCGTACCCTGCACATCTCTGTCTATGAGATCCAGAGGGAAAAAAGACACAGGTCCAACTCTAATCACTTACACAATGCTCCAAATAAATCCTCAGTATCTGAAACTGTCCAATATTCTTAGATGTACATGAGCTTGTTTAATATAATGAACTTAACATTGCCAAATGTCAGAGAAtttcatgttgttgtttttttctttttaagcattgttttttttcattgtacaGTATGGTTTCTTTGGGAATTTTATATTGTGCAATGAAATGTCCTGCTCTTAAGAAAAGGGCTATTCAAGGTCATTCAGATGGTAATTTttttagtataatttttttaaatttaatatactaTAGTGGTGTAGTGCGTAAAGTTGCACgggttactgtgtgtgtgtgtttgtgtgtgtgtggagttttgcatgttccCTTTATATCCACATGCATTTGCTCCctgttctctggtttccttcacTCACCCCAGAAATAAGCTAGCCGATAGATTAAGTATGTTTCCTTTTGTGAATGGAAAAGCTTTTGGTTTAGGGTtttacatagattttttttttaagtttacccAACATGTGATAACTGAAAATAATTTATGGGCCTAGATAATTTTCGATTATAATACATGCACTTCTGGACATTTATCAGAAgttgcacagtactgtgcaaacatCTTGGGCCAcatctcatttcttcatattttgctttcaatgAGCTAGACTTTCTTGTATGGTTAATGTCGTCTTGTGTAATAATTATCCATTATTTATATAGAAACCATTTTTAGCTCTCAGTTTGAGTCcggtccctgtacctgaccatcTTTAGAGGAATATTTTTCAGGCCGGTGactagtatactggtgatgcagaatgctgagtggttggaccagacgagaggggaaatgggGTTGCTGCTAAAGTTGTTTCATAAACAACCAttaaacaaactattttttaacatattatatTGTTAGGCACTTTAGCCTATTACAGGAAAACCTTTATTCCCATTTctgtaatttaatctacatttaattttatttaatataaagaaattaggAGTGGtttaagacttttacacagtactgtatactaatGGTTAATATTCCGTAAAAGGTTATtggttttcactttttaaaagcGTTCTACTGTTAACCTTTCTCAAAGAAAACTTCTATGCTCTGCAAAgtacagaaaaatatatatttttatttttttactaaaaagagcatttttttgtgtacaaatatttatattacactTTATGGAAAGTTTTATTGagctttatggaaaaaaaaactttattgctTTGATCTTTAAAGGGTTTCCCTAATTGGACATGTGAATGAATCCCTCAGTAATTGTTGCAATGactgtttactttaaataagtaaacagCTTTAATTTCGCTGGTGTGATTTTAGGGAACCTGAACTAGTCTTGTTGGACATGCAGTCGGTTCCAGCGGGACAGGAAGGCTGGCTGGCCTTTGACGTAACATCTGCCAGCAACCACTGGCTCCTGCAACCGCGAAGCAACCTGGGCATCCGACTGTACGTGGAAACAGAGGATGGTGAGCACCTCATTAGGCACCGATTCAATAATATTCTGTGaatagacattttattttaatgtatggtTGTTTTTCCAATGATAACATTAGTGTTAAATGCTATCTGTTTATATCTTCACTGCTCTTTTCCTCTCTTAGACCGCTCGTTATCTGTAGGCTGGGTGGGTTTGGTGGGTCGCAGAGGGCCGCGTTCCAAACAGCCTTTCATGGTAACATTTTTCAGAGCCAGCCAGGCCCCCTGCCGTCCTCCCCGTGCTGCCAGTCCCAACACACAGCgcaagaaaaaacacaaaaatgatcTACCTCACAACAGAACAGGTTTACTTGGTAAGggcaaaaataaatgcttaaggTAGATTGAATTGACTTGGGACATATTTAATAACTGATAAGTTTAAAAAAGTGCAAGCACAGCTCACATCTAGCTTATATCATctatatgaaaatgaaaaaaatataacaatttaAATAGCTTGCActctattttttattacaatttgcCCA harbors:
- the bmp8a gene encoding bone morphogenetic protein 8A; amino-acid sequence: MDDQAVIQDSVVAGKWELLVCYVSQHHGKRRTASYGNRIAGGRWLSISIIVLSLCMFVCVCGQMEGMVHSSFRRLSGREKKEMQKEILSILGLPGRPRPHPPLRPPSSAPLFMLDLYHAVSAEEDEGPGVGFIPESVSHAVLPTLSTHTPPLGTVVSEADTVMSFVNLVEHERDLLQSRPYWKEFRFDLTPLPQGETVTAAEFRIYKTLTLGQRANRTLHISVYEIQREKRHREPELVLLDMQSVPAGQEGWLAFDVTSASNHWLLQPRSNLGIRLYVETEDDRSLSVGWVGLVGRRGPRSKQPFMVTFFRASQAPCRPPRAASPNTQRKKKHKNDLPHNRTGLLDHTPVSNGRQACKKHELYVSFSDLGWKDWVLAPSGYSAYYCAGECDYPLGSCMNATNHALIQLVVHLIKPDEVPKACCAPTKLSPISVLFYDDNNNVILKKHRNMVVKTCGCQ